Genomic segment of Miscanthus floridulus cultivar M001 unplaced genomic scaffold, ASM1932011v1 fs_374_3, whole genome shotgun sequence:
CTTCTGTTCCGGGAATCAATTTGCAAAGTCAGAAGAAGAGACCATCATGTGTGGTTGCGAAAGATATCGAGGTGGTGATCAAATCTGCTGGGAGTTCCTCCAATGCTCTTGCTCAATCATTGTCTGAAGGTCCTTCCAAAGAACGTATGGTCAGTGCTAAGATGGGCAGAGCATTTTCTGGTGTTGCACCAGGAGCGTCTGGCCAAGGTGCTATGAGGAGAGATATGGTCATGTCAGCACCTCGAAAGGAAGTTAGGCCTGCCAAATGGATTCAGAAATCTGCTCCGGGCTCTCATCCTATACCCTTTTCCAAGATCAAGGTGAAGGAGATTGAGCATGGAAAGTGTGTGACCACGAATGGATCTGAGGACACTGCTGGGTTTGCCAAACATCAAGCTGTGCAGGCTCCCACATCTGAGAAGTGCCTCCGGACAGATAGAGAGGCTGCTGACACAAGTAGGAACTCCTTTGGTCCCAAGAAGAAGGGAAATGTAAAACAGAAATCTATGCTGCCATCTAACGTGGAAGATGACATTCTGAAGGCACTAGCTCCTCATGAAGAAAAATATGGTGTCCAGAATGTGgatgctaggagcaaggtcaaGATGATGCGCGGGAGGTTCGAGTTTATACGCAGGGCTATAATACGAGCAGTGAAACAACAGTCATTGAAGTTACCTAGTAATAGAACTGACCTTGCAGCTGCTGATCTAATCAAGAAAACGCCACGATTTACCCAGCATGGGCCTATTGTTGGAAACGTGCTTGGAATTGAAGTTGGTGATGAGTTTCTCCAGAGAGTCGAGTTGAACATTGTTGGGTCTCCACCGCCCATACCAGGGAGGCATAGACaccacaagagataaatataaTG
This window contains:
- the LOC136531578 gene encoding LOW QUALITY PROTEIN: YDG domain-containing protein At5g47150-like (The sequence of the model RefSeq protein was modified relative to this genomic sequence to represent the inferred CDS: deleted 1 base in 1 codon), producing the protein VPGINLQSQKKRPSCVVAKDIEVVIKSAGSSSNALAQSLSEGPSKERMVSAKMGRAFSGVAPGASGQGAMRRDMVMSAPRKEVRPAKWIQKSAPGSHPIPFSKIKVKEIEHGKCVTTNGSEDTAGFAKHQAVQAPTSEKCLRTDREAADTSRNSFGPKKKGNVKQKSMLPSNVEDDILKALAPHEEKYGVQNVDARSKVKMMRGRFEFIRRAIIRAVKQQSLKLPSNRTDLAAADLIKKTPRFTQHGPIVGNVLGIEVGDEFLQRVELNIVGLHRPYQGGIDTTRDKYNVLIAISVVASGGYPDQLSRSGELVYTGSGGKISGKKGVGDQKLEKGNLALKNCIQTKTPVRVIHRFKGLNGETPMFTYDGLYNVVDCWREGQSGSKVFKYKLQRIPGQAELHYGSETSHRSKAGITG